In a single window of the Sphingosinicella microcystinivorans genome:
- a CDS encoding TonB-dependent receptor has protein sequence MVLGLAHPSVVQAQEVSSETAAQAENDSKSSPSVEKGGLEEIVVTATKTGVTRLQETPISITAFAAEALERSNLESIKDIGALVPGLSVANNASYAQLYIRGIGTNNVFTGSDPSVTVHLDGVYLARPTMIFTDFVDVDRIEVLRGPQGTLYGRNSAGGTINIISKLPTNNFGLKLTAGYGSYDRLRLSGSVSGPIVQDKVMASLAAIHTRSDGYVNNINTEPGSRDLNNENSYAVRGTLLFALGDRTDLVLTGDYNYYKTRGNAMKPLFVDPLGNPVPIPPGVPVPQRIDDPWTLNVPNAAQKVSNEGYGFSAKLTHEIADRLSLTSITAFRGADSAIDHTESDWTEVYALSTDLIADRQDQFTQELQLNARLGALQLMTGLFYFHEKDEMEIAAFLPLTGTLFYGTSDLRTSGHALAKTNAYAAFGQATYAITDRLSATAGIRYSYEKKSMRSSNVILANGMNVGFGDFTFSGSKSWEAWTPKIGLDYRVTDDVLIYATASKGFKSGGFNWSAAQPAFGPENLWAYEAGVKSEFADRRVRVNASGFYYDYTDLQVQLFENLPGQAPATILANASSSKIKGFELETQIVPVSGLILSGSLAYLDATYGDFITARSLTPSIPVDVSGNRLNSAPKWMYSLSAEYSRGLASIGTVTAHVDYKWQDDVFFSQFNDPVIGQRAYGLLGANISLLSVDERWRLTLWGRNLTKKAYYTTASDYSPFGSLGHINPPRTIEVSLTFKY, from the coding sequence TTGGTTCTGGGCCTCGCCCATCCAAGTGTCGTCCAGGCCCAGGAAGTTTCGAGCGAGACGGCCGCCCAGGCCGAGAATGACTCGAAATCGTCGCCCAGCGTCGAGAAAGGCGGGCTGGAAGAGATTGTCGTCACCGCCACCAAGACTGGCGTGACCCGGCTTCAGGAAACGCCCATTTCGATCACCGCTTTCGCGGCGGAAGCGCTCGAGCGCTCCAATCTGGAAAGCATAAAGGATATAGGCGCGCTGGTGCCGGGCCTCAGCGTTGCCAACAACGCATCCTACGCCCAGCTCTATATTCGCGGGATAGGCACCAACAACGTCTTCACCGGGTCGGACCCGAGCGTAACCGTCCATCTTGACGGCGTCTACCTGGCCCGGCCCACGATGATCTTCACGGATTTCGTCGACGTCGATCGCATCGAAGTGCTCCGCGGACCGCAGGGTACGCTTTACGGGCGCAACTCGGCCGGGGGCACGATCAACATCATCTCCAAACTACCCACGAACAACTTCGGGCTGAAACTGACCGCCGGCTATGGAAGCTATGACCGCCTCCGGCTCTCGGGAAGCGTCAGTGGTCCGATTGTCCAGGATAAGGTGATGGCCAGCCTCGCCGCAATCCATACAAGAAGCGACGGCTATGTTAACAATATCAATACCGAGCCGGGGTCGCGCGATCTTAACAATGAAAATAGCTATGCGGTGCGCGGCACCTTGCTTTTCGCCCTCGGCGACCGGACGGACTTGGTTCTGACCGGCGACTATAATTATTACAAGACGCGGGGCAATGCGATGAAGCCCCTTTTCGTGGACCCGCTCGGCAATCCGGTGCCGATCCCGCCGGGCGTGCCGGTACCGCAGAGGATCGACGATCCTTGGACGCTGAACGTGCCGAACGCGGCGCAAAAGGTGAGCAATGAAGGCTATGGTTTCTCCGCCAAGCTCACGCATGAGATTGCGGACCGTCTCTCGTTGACTTCGATCACGGCCTTTAGGGGCGCCGATTCCGCCATCGACCATACCGAGTCCGACTGGACCGAAGTGTATGCGCTTTCGACCGATCTGATCGCGGATCGGCAGGACCAATTCACCCAGGAACTGCAGCTCAATGCCCGGCTCGGCGCGCTTCAACTTATGACCGGTCTTTTCTATTTCCACGAAAAAGACGAGATGGAGATAGCCGCATTTCTGCCGCTGACCGGCACATTGTTCTACGGCACGTCGGATCTCAGGACCAGCGGCCACGCGCTCGCCAAGACGAATGCCTACGCTGCTTTCGGCCAGGCGACCTACGCGATTACGGACCGCCTGTCGGCAACCGCGGGCATTCGCTACAGCTACGAAAAGAAGTCCATGCGGTCTTCGAATGTCATCCTCGCCAATGGCATGAATGTCGGCTTTGGCGACTTCACTTTTAGCGGCTCGAAAAGCTGGGAGGCTTGGACCCCCAAGATCGGGCTGGATTATCGCGTCACGGACGATGTGCTGATTTATGCTACGGCGTCCAAGGGCTTCAAGAGCGGTGGTTTCAACTGGTCGGCCGCCCAGCCCGCCTTCGGCCCCGAAAATCTGTGGGCCTATGAAGCGGGGGTGAAATCCGAATTTGCCGACCGCAGGGTGCGCGTGAACGCCAGCGGATTCTATTATGATTATACGGATCTTCAGGTCCAGCTTTTCGAGAATCTACCGGGGCAGGCGCCGGCGACTATTCTGGCCAATGCGTCCAGCTCCAAGATCAAGGGATTCGAGCTCGAAACCCAGATCGTGCCCGTTTCCGGGCTGATCCTGTCGGGGTCCCTTGCCTATCTCGACGCCACTTATGGCGATTTCATCACGGCGCGCAGCCTCACCCCGAGCATTCCGGTCGACGTTTCCGGCAATCGCCTCAACAGTGCACCAAAGTGGATGTATAGCCTTTCCGCCGAATATAGCCGTGGACTCGCCAGTATCGGCACGGTCACCGCGCACGTCGATTATAAATGGCAGGACGACGTGTTCTTCTCCCAGTTCAACGATCCAGTCATCGGGCAACGCGCTTATGGCCTGCTTGGGGCTAATATCAGCCTGCTGAGCGTCGACGAGCGCTGGCGGCTCACACTTTGGGGGCGGAACCTGACCAAAAAGGCCTATTACACCACTGCTTCGGATTATTCACCGTTCGGAAGTCTTGGACATATCAATCCGCCAAGGACGATCGAAGTGAGCCTGACCTTCAAATATTGA